The DNA window CATTCTTGTATGCCTGTTTAAATTTCCTCCTTACTGGACAAAATTTTCCCCATATATCCATTTGTAATCGCATGCATTATGGTTGTTAGCAGGTTGTAGCTATTAAGAAACTTGACAAGACTGGTCTCCAAGGAGAAAAGGAGTTCCTTGTGGAGTTCCTCATGCTTTCACTTTTGCATCACCCCAATCTTGTCAATTTGATTGGTTACTGTGCCGAAGGGGATCAGCGCCTACTTGTCTACGAGTACATGCCACAGGGATCCTTGGAAGATCACCTCCATTGTAATCCATGCCTTCTCCTTTAAACTTGTCAATGAATTCATTTGTTAGAAAATCGTTTTCACTGGTTCTATCTAGACCTCCAGGATGAGTCTCAGGGACACTCACTCACTATTACAGCTTCAAAACCCTTTGTTAGTTTCTTTTCCTGCTAGTTTTTCAACAGTTAAACATTCTGACTATGTTTCTGCATCCTTTCACAAACctttttcgttttcatttcccACGAACGATACCTTTTACTGTAAATTAAATAGATAAGCAACGTTTTTTTGCAGATCTTACATCTGATCAGAAACCTTTGGACTGGAACACAAGAATGAAAATAGCTGTTGGTGCAGCCCAAGGGTTGGAATATCTTCACCGTGGAGCCAGTCCTCCTGTTATATATAGAGATTTAAAATCATCTAACATACTATTAGGTGAGGGCTTCATCCCAAAACTCTCTGATTTTGGGTTTGCAAAATTTGGTCCAAGCGGAGATAAATCATATGTTTCCACCAGGGTCATGGGAACCCATGGTTACTGTGCACCCGAGTACCTCGCTAGTGGAAAATTGACTACCAAGTCTGACATCTTTAGTTTTGGGGTAGTCCTATTGGAGCTCATAACTGGACGTAAAGCTTTCGATGAGAGCCGTGGTCGTGAAGAACGATTCCTTGTTGATTGGGTAATACTTCTTCACATGATATAACATTATCACTGAAACTGTTTTACTTCACATGATGTATTTTTCCCTGGATACCTTGATGTGAACCAGATGGCATAATGTATTTTTGCTGAATATAGTACTCATGCTGAAGACGGTATGGATTTTAACTTTCTCCTTGTTCTGAAACTGTTTTACTTCACATGATGTATTTTTCCCTGGATACCTTGATGTGAACCAGATGGCATAATGTATTTTTGCTGAATATAGTACTCATGCTGAAGACGGTATGGATTTTAACTTTCTCCTTGTTCTGAAACTGTTTTACTTCACATGATGTATTTTTCCCTGGATACCTTGATGTGAACCAGATGGCATAATGTATTTTTGCTGAATATAGTACTCATGCTGAAGACGGCATGGATTTTAACTTTCTCCTTGTTAAATATGCTCTCCAGCGGCATGCTTTCTGACCTATCATTATATATACTCAATTTTTTGTAGGTACGACCGTTTAAAGATGAAATGAACATTACGAACTTAGCAGATCCACTGCTGAGAGGTCACTTTTCAAAACCTACCTTGAAGAAGGCTCTAGAAGTGGCCTTGATGTGCATCGAAGAAAATGCTAATTCCAGACCCTCTATTTGTGATGTAGTGCTTGCTCTGGATTATTTTAATACCCATCCATACGACTCAAACGAAGCCAAAAGGGATAACCCCGAAGGGCTTGAGAACAATGGCTCTCCAAACAAAACGACTAGGATGTTAGACGTTGATTCCGAAAGAGAACGAGCTGTTGCCGAGGCCAAGATGTGGGGAGAGAGTTGGAGAGGGAAAAAAGGACCAGTAGGATAGAGTGCAGAAAAAAAGAATCATGTGGTGAAATTCTACTTTCTTAATTCATATGTACTAGGTAGCATGTTGTTGAGTCACTGAAATCAAGAATCAAGAGTAGAAACTTCTAGTACATGACatgttaactttttcatttcGTGATTCATGTCATGTATATTtacatatgtataattatttttttcacagAAAGAGAGCATAAAGAATGGAAAGTGAAGGGGCATAAATAAGGTAAAAAGGTCCCACCGGGAGTCGAACCCAGGTCGCTGGATTCAAAGTCCAGAGTGCTAACCACTACACCATGGAACCCCTTTGGGCATCATGtactttaattatatataaaatttataagtaAGGGCATTATAACATTTTCGTTGATTCCTCTTTCATTTCCAATTATATCCAAATTTAATGCATAATTATTGTTTTGGTAAACTCATTCAATTTCACaattatttttctcaagccttCTTCATATCATCTTTAGTGAAGTATTGATTTTATGTATTAAATGCAGATTGCAGGGTGAAGTTTCGATATTTGAGATAAGTatcaaaatttaattgaaaaatatctATTAAAAGAATTAATGTATCAAGACTTCACAGGCAAGCCTCGATATCATGAGGAGTAAGTATCGAGACCTTGTTGTACACAAAAAGCATGTGACTACTTATGGTCTAAATTAGTCTCAGCTCTTAGGACTTGGTTGTTAGGTATTGAGACTTGGAACATAAGTTTCAATGGTCCTGTTTGGCAATTGGTTGATAACTGGTTGCTGATTGCAGTAGCTAGTTTGACCAAGTGATTCTATTAACTGTTTATTTAAAAGAGTTTGGTAAAACTCAATTGATAGCTGAAAGCTGATAtgtgtaaaatgacaaataagtGCACGACacattttattgttaagtatttatttgttaatattactTTAGTTTTTATTGGGTGAAATTATTGAACTAAAACACTATTCCCTATGAATTAAAACATccattatgaaatttaaataaacaaatttcttaagttccttatttgcaaatattaaccttgtagaaattgatgaatattaatagtgtatcaatataattgtaaactatattCTTAATGATAATTATGTTCTGTTCTTAGTATGTAAATTAGTGAGAATTAAGTCACActctgaataaatttgtcaagtagcatatttcaattaatataaaattgcataaaaaatcattttatacaagtaaattgaaaataaattaagagtataTAAATATTCAAGGATGAATGAGCCCGATTAAAAAATTTTGGCGGTAATGTTGTTTGTAGCTTCACAGTGGAGTTTTTTTGAAGACTATTAATATCTTGGCAACTTTATTAGATTTGAGAGCATGTGGCAAAGAGAGTAAATTTTGAGCATGTGGCAAAGAGAGTAATTTTTGAGCATGCATAGTGAGATATGTCATTTCACATATCTCATTTCTCAATCAGCTGTTGAAAAAAGTTGTTCATCCCAGCGTTTTTGTTTTGAAGGTTTTATCTCAATAAGCTATTGCAAACATCAATTCACCAAACActacaattaaaatatttgacTACTCAATCCTTAATTTGTGCCCAAATCAACTAAAAAGGGTTCAAAACTCTATACTATACCTCTTTTAAAAACTTTGTTAGATTTTGTTCAAGAAATATCAATACTTGACTGGAAAGTTGCTTTAAAAGGGTTAAACAATTCACAAAAATTTTTGAATACTCCAGAATCCTCTTAAAATTGTTTCTAAGTTGTTtactaacattattattattgaatttgTAATACTTGGaaaataacttttgtaaatttaattaaataattttagaatttattttattaaattaaaatatttgaaaattaaagctaacaaaatttatatttgataattgaccatacatgtatatatactatATACAATGTGTTTACTTGAGTTGATGTCACGAGTTAATCAAATAGGAActcaattaaaaatgattaaaattcactctcttttttaCAAAACAATAGATATTATTTCAAAGGTGTTTtgccttttttatatattttatataaaatttaaaaataaatctgaATTAACACATGGTgaaatttatcaattcaatcaaatattcatttgtttttaatataattttttattaatacatttgtTATACAAAACTTTTCACTTAAATCTTGAGTGTATTATAATCTAATTTACATTATTTAGATGTTcacttcattaaaaaaaattaaaaataaaataaaatattttttataaattaatgataataattatttaattcgtATAAATAGATACatagaatttttctttttctgttgtGCATAAAATCTGTCCTCGAAATCAATGTAATTATTATACACTTTATTTCTCCCACCCAACACGGTCATGTGTACTTCTTCTGCTTCTGAacttaacatttatatttttaccaAACAATTTAAATATCAGCCAGGACAGTACCCAGTACTTTGTCGGTGATTATAGTGACGTCAATTTAAATTCCAAATTCCccatcttaattaaaatattattatcgtTGATATGTTGaagttattttcttaaatttgattttaattatttttaaatattttaaaataattaaaattttatcattttaatataataGAGCAGTTTCCATCTCCTGCACTTCAATTTATATTTAAACACACTTGTAAAGTGAAAGACAGTGGTAACtcttaaaagaagaaaaaaagcatGGCAAAGAGTGATGGGAAGGTGAAAGTAATGGGAAGATGGCAGTGCCCATTTACGATGAGGGCAAGGATCGCCCTTAACATCAAGTCTGTCAACTATGAGTTGGTTGAGGCGAGGCCATGGGATGGCCAAAGCCAGGTCCTTCACGAATCAAAGTCAAACCCAGTCATGGTTCATGGTGATAAGTCCATCTGTGAGTCTCTCAATATTGTCGAATACATCGACGAGATTTGGCCTTATGCTCCCTCCATTGTTCCTTCTGATCCTCTTGAACGTGTCACTGCTCGGTTCTGGGCTGGCTATCTTAAAGACCAGGTATTACACATTTATGATTTATCCATGCAAACTCATTCACAATAGTTAGATGAGTTTTAGGGTCCATGATAACATACCTTTAGAGGCATGTTTACCATACCTACTTTCTGTAATCACAAGCAGTGTAATCTCAAGAATAATTTTCGGTAATTTTTAATggctttcatcaaatcaacacaAATATATATTAGATACTAGGTTTAATTGAATAAGTATACTACTTCCTTTTAGTTAGgtatttaactctttttttttgttaaattatatgcTTAAACTATGATTCTCTTACAGTTatcttaatttgaaaaaaaaacacttcAACCAGTACAAATTAAGAgttaattacatttattttctttaaattaagagttatttttttaatttattgtattatttatttattttattatttttcacatgtaattattttattgagtTTTCTAAGTactaaattacatctcattaaaaatatttcacatttGAAATTTCACATTAACTTTTTTAATAGTATTTTCattaaatctgttagaaaaagcagattgaaaaaaaaaataaaggtcgATGGCTAAGAAAAGCTAAAAAATATTCCACATATGAAATTTCATATCATCTCCGTTAACTTTTTTAATGGTATTTTCATTAAACCTGTTAGAAAAAGCagattgaaaaaaaagaataaaggttgATGGCTaaaaaaagctcaaaaatataattagggttattttgacaaaacatgcaaacattagtggccaaaattatttttaagcctAAATAATATTAATCAAAGATTCACTTATACAAAGgggtttaaatttaaaaattttagctgCTAATGTATTAAAGAAAAAACTTGTTTTTAATGCGATTTGTTTGGGGTTAATTGTTGTAGTGGTTTCCTTCCTTGAAAGCTATTGGTACTGCTGAAGGAGAGGATACAAGGAAAGCAGCAATAAGGCAAGTGGAGAAAGGGTTAGTACTGCTGGAGGGGGCATTTGGCAAGTGTAGCAAAAGGAAGGCATTCTTTGGAGGGGATCAAATTGAATACCTTGACATCGCATTTGGGTGCTTTCTATGCTTGCTAAGAGTGGAAGAAAAAGTGAATGGGATCAAGTTGCTTAGTGAAACCAAGACACCTAATTTGCTTAAATGGGCTCACAGATTTTGCTCCAATGCTGTCGTTAAGGATGTCATGCCTACGATAGAAAGTCTTATAGAATCTGATGAGATTATTATGGGAAGAATGAAAGGAGTGGCTTCTCCCGCTTCCAGATTATGAATTGATTGGCTTTGAATGTGATAACATTCAAAAGTCATATTTATTGGCCTTTAACTAGGCCTTGAATGTTACATTTTTTGAACTCATTTTCTCCCAAGTCatacctcctcctcctcctcgtCGTTTCTCTCTTTTGTTGTCGGTCGTGCGATCAACCATCATCCCCTCACCCAAGTGATCCCTCCGAGGGTCgctccctttttcttttcccaaTGG is part of the Gossypium hirsutum isolate 1008001.06 chromosome D11, Gossypium_hirsutum_v2.1, whole genome shotgun sequence genome and encodes:
- the LOC107911736 gene encoding probable serine/threonine-protein kinase PBL7: MGYCPCFGWRKGKKLKSGEKKEPGKKPKPPVSPGIALGTKSSAALRQEPSAPKEEPNAGNRAQTFTYRQLAKATKNFRSESMIGQGGFGAVYKGILESSGQVVAIKKLDKTGLQGEKEFLVEFLMLSLLHHPNLVNLIGYCAEGDQRLLVYEYMPQGSLEDHLHYLTSDQKPLDWNTRMKIAVGAAQGLEYLHRGASPPVIYRDLKSSNILLGEGFIPKLSDFGFAKFGPSGDKSYVSTRVMGTHGYCAPEYLASGKLTTKSDIFSFGVVLLELITGRKAFDESRGREERFLVDWVRPFKDEMNITNLADPLLRGHFSKPTLKKALEVALMCIEENANSRPSICDVVLALDYFNTHPYDSNEAKRDNPEGLENNGSPNKTTRMLDVDSERERAVAEAKMWGESWRGKKGPVG
- the LOC107911737 gene encoding glutathione S-transferase U17; this translates as MAKSDGKVKVMGRWQCPFTMRARIALNIKSVNYELVEARPWDGQSQVLHESKSNPVMVHGDKSICESLNIVEYIDEIWPYAPSIVPSDPLERVTARFWAGYLKDQWFPSLKAIGTAEGEDTRKAAIRQVEKGLVLLEGAFGKCSKRKAFFGGDQIEYLDIAFGCFLCLLRVEEKVNGIKLLSETKTPNLLKWAHRFCSNAVVKDVMPTIESLIESDEIIMGRMKGVASPASRL